One region of Wyeomyia smithii strain HCP4-BCI-WySm-NY-G18 chromosome 3, ASM2978416v1, whole genome shotgun sequence genomic DNA includes:
- the LOC129728175 gene encoding uncharacterized protein K02A2.6-like has translation MKRTVVPRTAWETIALDFNGPYAKFGGIYILVIVDYRSRYLIARPVKSTSFEVTKRVLEEIFDKEGFPESMKSDNGPPFNGEDYKQYCHERGTKTLFSTPFFPQQNGLVENYMKVINKSMAIAVCTGSDYNEELQAAIRAHNSASHTVTKVPPEEIMRGRRIKRGLPLFDRGQTNHDDDALNKRDREMKLKAKEREDIRRGARKCQLKPGDTVIIERQLRSKGISRFGTQRYTVMEERNGNLLLTDDDGRTLKRHVSQTKKVSEWRDQPRSTGRSHQEDKNNKPLERAVRDRRSPKYLQDFVRNFDTIQHWHK, from the coding sequence ATGAAGCGTACCGTAGTCCCAAGGACTGCCTGGGAGACCATCGCTCTGGATTTTAATGGCCCTTACGCCAAGTTCGGAGGAATATATATCCTCGTTATCGTCGATTACCGTTCACGATACCTTATCGCCCGGCCCGTCAAGTCGACTAGCTTCGAGGTGACGAAACGAGTGCTAGAAGAAATCTTTGATAAAGAAGGTTTTCCGGAGAGCATGAAAAGTGATAACGGGCCCCCATTTAACGGGGAAGACTATAAACAATATTGTCACGAGCGGGGGACTAAAACCCTTTTTTCAACACCTTTCTTCCCGCAACAAAACGGTTTGGTTGAAAATTACATGAAAGTAATCAACAAATCCATGGCCATAGCGGTCTGCACTGGCTCAGATTATAATGAAGAACTACAAGCTGCTATTCGAGCGCACAATTCAGCATCTCACACCGTAACAAAAGTTCCACCCGAGGAAATCATGCGAGGTAGAAGAATCAAACGTGGATTGCCTCTCTTTGATCGTGGTCAAACAAATCACGACGACGACGCTCTCAACAAGAGGGATCgtgaaatgaaactgaaagcCAAGGAACGGGAGGACATTCGACGTGGTGCCCGGAAATGCCAACTGAAACCTGGAGATACGGTGATCATAGAACGGCAGTTGCGGTCAAAAGGCATTTCGCGATTTGGCACACAACGATATACAGTGATGGAAGAAAGGAATGGAAACTTGTTGCTTACAGATGATGATGGGCGCACATTAAAACGACACGTCTCCCAGACAAAGAAGGTGTCTGAATGGCGTGATCAACCGAGATCTACGGGCAGATCCCATCAAGAggacaaaaataacaaaccgCTTGAACGAGCTGTTAGGGACAGAAGAAGTCCCAAGTATTTGCAAGATTTTGTTCGCAATTTTGATACCATCCAACACTGGCATAAGTaa